ATTCAACCAAAAGCCTTTTTGGAGGTGAAGGGTCCATTACTCTTGCTATGGGAAGTTAAGAGAAAATGTTGTTAATCTCGTTGCTTCTCTACGCAAGTGGTGTCTGTTGGCCCACAGGATTCTTTTGAAGCTCCACCAGGTAAACAATTTTTTATTCTTATGTGAATATTTTTGAATGGTCATAAAATGTAATGTTTGTCCCCAGGTTTTGAAGATCTCTTCAAAGGAATAAAGGCTACTGTTGATATGTCTATGTGGACTATAATAGATTTGCATGGCTCATTTAGTGCAACTGTGTTGAGGTTATCAGCAACAAAGTTCAAAAAATGATagtgaaaagaagagaaaacagAAGCAATAATGGAGAACAAAATGAGttcatcatcatttttcatttagaataaattacttaaattagAAACCAAGAATACCAAACTTGCAACAACTCCCACTAACATTGGGAATTACATTACGTTACTTGCACACTTGTATAAGCTGAGTTATTAGCTAAATCATCACCTAAACACTTGTCAGATCAACTAAGTAGCTTACTTACATCAGCAAAACAAATTACAATAAAACTAGATTAGTTTTCTTGTTACAAAAGCTTCAACAATCAAGTTGTGCACCAAAAAGAACTTCTTACTGCTACATTGCTGGCCAACATTTAACACTCTTCATTGGCCTCTATACAATAAACACCAATGCTTATTCTCAAACTCTCGAACCTTGTAGCACCAAAGGGCTTAGTTAAAATGTCAGCAAACTGGACTTCTGAACTACAATGGATCAAGTTGACTTCTTTTGATTATTCAACTTCCCTTACAAAATGATGTTTGATTTTAAAGTGCTTCATTTTGCCATGAACCATAGGATTTTTTGCAATGGCAACAGCTAACCGGTTATCTACCTTGATTTCATTTGCTTTCCATTAACTTGCATTCAAATCACACAAAAGTTTTCCAAGCCAAATGGCCTGATTAACAACTGCAGCAATTGTAATGTACTCTGCTTCTATTGTTGATTGTGCCACGGTTTGTTGCTTCTTTCAATAACAAAAAACCTCCTAAGCCTAAAGTGAAAAAATAACCTGATATGCTCTTCATATCATCAATAGAGCCCGCCTAGTCACTATCTGAGTATCCAATCAGCTTGAGCTCTTTAGTTTTCACAAATTTTACCCTAAAGTTAAGAGTTTCTTTGACATATCTTAGGACCTTCTAAGCTGCCTTGAAGCGAGCAACATTACAACAGTGCATGAACCTAAATAGAAGGCTGATTGCAAACATAATGTCAGGCATTGATGTTGTCAAATAAAGCAGACAACCTACAAGGCTTCTATACCCTTTCTCATCCACATTTTTATGGTCACCTTTGCTGGAGAGCTTTTCACCTTGTGCTGCTGGAGTGCTAGCAGATTTGTAGTTTGACATGTAGAATTTACTCAAAATCTTCAAAGAAAATGCTTGTTGACTTATAAAAATGGCATGTTGAGTCTGGTTTATCTCAATGCCAATAAAGTAAGTTATCTCCCCTAAGTTAGTCATCTCAAACACATCTTGCATCTGCTTCTTGAACTCTTCAATCAACTCATTTCTGCTACTAGTTACTAGCAAATCATCCACATACAATGACACAATCAACAAGGTCTCATTCTCATTTTTTTGCATAAAGAGTAGGCTCACTGGTACTCTTTTCAAACACAAGTTTTAATATATATGCATCAATTCTGTCATACCAAGCCCATGGAGCTTGTTTTAGGCCAATTAAGGCCTTCTTAAGCTTGTAAACTTTGGATTCTTCACCATTCACTTTGAACCTTTCTGGTTGTTCAATAAAAAATTCCTCATTGAGACAACCATTGAGGAAAAAGTAGATTTTACATCCAAATGATGTATTTTCCATTGCTTTTGAGCTACTAGAGCAAATAGGAGTCTTATAGTATCTAACTTTACAACAGGTGCAAAGGTTTCTGAAAAATCAACACCTTGTTGTTGGTTGTATCCCTTCACAACAAGTCTTGCTTTATGCTTATTCAGTGACCCATCTGTATTGTACTTGGTCCTGAATACCCATTTTACACCAATAACTCTTTTCTAGACTAGCCTATCAACCAATTCCTATGTGTCATTCTTGTGTATCATTTCTATTTCTGCTTGCATTGCTTCTTTCCAACAGTTTCCTTTAgtagctttatcaaagcttaaaGCCTCCAGAATGGCCAAATCACACTTTTGCTAAATGTCAGTGTTAGATCTTGTACCCCTGATAGGCATATCATCAAACCCTTCCTCAATGTGAACCTCATCTTTAACTGGTTGTAGATCACTTTCTTGCCGGTCTTGTTCAAGTAAGCTTGTATCAATACCATCCTATTTCTATCCACTACCTTTATTGAACTTTACATCTCTACTCACAATAATCTTCTTAGTGAATGGATCAAAAACCCTATACCCTTTCTTTGTGTTGTTATAGCCAACAAAAATTCCAGGCATTAACTTTCTCTCCAACTTGCTTCTCTTATTAGTTGGGACAAGTGCATAGTAAATGTAGCCAAACACTCTTAGATGTGAAATAGATGGCTTGTGTCCAAATCAGGCCTCAAAAGATGTTTTTCCTTTTACTGCATATGTTAGCAGTTTATTGAGTAGATACACTGAGGTATTCACTTCCTCAGCCCAATAGTTGTTTGGCAATTTACTCTCAAACAGTAGATATCTAGCCATGTCAAGCACTGTTTGATTCTTTCTTTCACaaacaccattttgctgaggtgtataaATTTGGTTAGTTGATGCTGAATTCCAACTTCTTAACAAAGCTTCTAAAACTTTTCTGACAAGTATTCAGTGCCATTGTCTGATCTCAAGGCCTTAAGCTTGCAGTTtgcttgattttcaactaaggCTTTAAACTTGTAAAAGAAATCAGCTACCTCTAATTTTTGCTTCAAGAAATTCACCTAAAAAAATCTTGTGCAGTCATCTATAAACAGTATAAAGTACCTGCTGTCACTTAAAGAAAAGGTCTTCATAGGTCTACAAATATCAGTATAGACCAATTAAAGCTTGTCATGAGCTCTCAATGCTTTTTTGACTGGAAATGGCAATCTGACCTGCTTTCTAAGCTGACAGACTTCATAAATTTTATCATTGACATCAACCTTAGACATGCCTTTAACCAGATCCAACTTGTGTAGCAAACTAAGTGATCTGTAATTAATATTCCCTAATTTTTTGTGCCATAAGCATGATTCATCAGCTAGACTAGCATAAGCCTTCACATCTAACTAGGTTATATCCAAAATAAAGCATCTATCAGTCATAACTATTGTCACTAACTCTTGACCAAATAAGTCTTCAATAACAcatgatttgttcttaaaaataaGAGAATAACCTTTCTCTATCAGTTAGCCAATATTAAGCAAATTTTGGTCAATTTCAGGTACAAAAAGAACATATGAAATTGTCTTGTTACTTAAGTGAGTATTGATCACAATATTTCCTTTGCCTTTGGCTTTAATAAAGTTTCCATTCCCAATTTTGACTTTTGAAACAAAACTAGTGTCCAATTCCCTAAACATTCTCTCATTTGATGCCATATGATGTGTGCAACCACTATCAATTAGCCAAACTTTTTTTACCTACTAGAGGTTGCAAAACAAGATGTATTGAAAACATGCTCCTAAGGAGCTTGATTATCATCAACAGCTTGagcttgaatttgattatgttgttgttgttgtggCTTTTCCTTGTTCTTACAAACTTTCTCCATATAGTCTAGTTATTTGTAACTTCTGCACTGGATGTCAAGTCTATACCTGCAATACCTTTCCAAGTGTGTGGACTTTTTACAGTGAGTGCATGGTGGGAACTTCTTCTTTCCAACATCCTTATTTGGTTTATCCCTTTTATCTGACCAAGGTTTCTTTTCTTCGTAACTTGAGCTTGAGCCTTCATTGCTTTTAGCTTGAAAAGCTTATTCAAGATACTCTTCCAATTTGTTAGCCCTTCTCTGCTTTGTGCATAAAAGAGCATTTATCAACTCTGACAATAAGATAATTGATAAATTTCTCGAGTCTTCCAATAAGGAGATCTTTAACTCATATTATTCTTGAAGAGTTGTAATAGCTTTCTAAAAAAATTCTTCTATCATTGAAGTCATCTTCCAATAGTCTAATGTTGTTGACTGTGGCCATTATCCTATTAGAGTACTGCTTGATAGATTTAgactattttttctttaaattttcaaagCCTCTCTTCAAGTTAATCAactattgttgtattattttatCAGACCCTTAAAACTCTTCCTTTAGTTTCTCCCAAGCTTACTTTGAAATTTCATATGTCACCATTCTAGTGAAGATCACATTCGAGACTCTATTTTGTAGGCAAGAAATTACCTTGTATTTCTTAGCATAGTCCTCATTGTCTTGTCTGACTTAAGCTATGGTGGGATTAGATCTAAATAGAGGTGGTAGTTTTCATTTTC
The genomic region above belongs to Gossypium hirsutum isolate 1008001.06 chromosome D05, Gossypium_hirsutum_v2.1, whole genome shotgun sequence and contains:
- the LOC107902434 gene encoding uncharacterized mitochondrial protein AtMg00810-like: MQKNENETLLIVSLYVDDLLVTSSRNELIEEFKKQMQDVFEMTNLGEITYFIGIEINQTQHAIFISQQAFSLKILSKFYMSNYKSASTPAAQGEKLSSKGDHKNVDEKGYRSLVGCLLYLTTSMPDIMFAISLLFRFMHCCNVARFKAA